Genomic window (Bosea vaviloviae):
TCATGCTGGGGCGGGGCGCTTCCCAGAAGCGGGAACACCCCGTCGCGGATCTCGAAATAGCGCAGGCCGAAGCGCCGCGCACCCTCGCCGTCGGTCGCCGGATTGTCGCCGACCATCACGACGGCGCGCTTGGGCAATTTGAGCAGGGCAAGCCCGGCCTCGAACAAGGCGGGCTCGGGCTTGCCGATGACGCGGTGTGGCACCGGGCCGGTGCAGGCAAGCAGAGCCGCCAGCAGCGCGCCGGTCTCCGGCACGATCGCACCATCGGGGCCGGGATGGACGAGGTCGGGATTGGCGGCGACGAGCTCGGCGCCGTCGCGCACCGCATTGGCCGCGATCGTCAGGCGCTCATAGGAGAACTGCCGGTCGCGGCCGAGGAAGACGATGTCGGGTCGTGTCTGCACCGGCACGAGCCCCTGGTCGCGCGCATGGGCCATCAGGCTCTTGCTCGCCATCATATAGATGCGGGCGCGCGGCAGGCGCAGCGCGATCTCGTCGAGCGCTGTCGTTCCCGCAAGCACGATGCGGCGCTGAGCGACCGCCAGGCCAAGCCGCTTCAGGCCGCGCGACAGCTCCAGCGGCGTATGCTCGGCGTCGTT
Coding sequences:
- a CDS encoding HAD-IIA family hydrolase, which produces MGSLRDVHGCLVDLDGTLVRGQQALPGASAFLEALEGRFVIVSNDAEHTPLELSRGLKRLGLAVAQRRIVLAGTTALDEIALRLPRARIYMMASKSLMAHARDQGLVPVQTRPDIVFLGRDRQFSYERLTIAANAVRDGAELVAANPDLVHPGPDGAIVPETGALLAALLACTGPVPHRVIGKPEPALFEAGLALLKLPKRAVVMVGDNPATDGEGARRFGLRYFEIRDGVFPLLGSAPPQHESASLLALSA